A window of [Ruminococcus] lactaris ATCC 29176 genomic DNA:
CATATGTATCTTCGCCTTCAGAAATTGCACTTACCGGACATTCAGCTTCGCAAGTACCACACTTTACACATTCATCACTAATTACACGTGCCATGGGTATGTATCCTCCTTTTTTAATTTCAAAACGGACAACTTCCGTTTCGTTATCTACATTCTAATACAAGAATCTAAAATATACAAGGGTTGAAACTGTATTTAATCGAATACCTTCCGGGCAGATACGAGTTAGTCATGACTGCCTTTTCCACGTATTTTAAAGGGATTATACGCTTTCAAATTCCTCCACGATCTCTTTGGACGGGGCCTTTGTAAGCAGGCTTACAAGGACGATCGCTGCACAGGATACAAGGAATGCCGGAAGCAGTTCGTAGATATCCCACGCACCACCGAGCGGGCGTACCAGGTATTTCCAAATGAAGACCATTGCTCCGCCGGAAATCATTCCGGCTAAAGCTCCCTGCCAGTTAGAACGTTTCCAGAACAATGCAAAGAGGACAACCGGTCCGAATACAGCACCGAAGCCGGCCCATGCAAAAGATACGATATTGAAAACAGAACTGTTCGGATCTCTTGCAAGGAAGACTGCAACCAGTGCAATGATAAGCAGGGTAATACGATCCGCAAACATTGAACCTTTCTTTCCTGTCTTTTTCTTCAGAAAATCTCCCAAAAGGTCTGAAGAAACGGAGGAAGAAGCAGCAAGTAACTGTGAATCGGCCGTTGACATGGTGGAGGCAAGGATACCTGCGAGGATCGTTCCCGCAAGAAGTGCCGGAAGTACACCATGCTGGCTCATCAGGTCAGCAATCTTAACAATGATCGTCTCTGAAGCAGAACCCTCCAGTGGAATCAGTTCACCGGCTGCTGTCATGGCAAGTCCGATGATACCGATCAGCACTGCAACTGCAAGAGAAATGACAACCCATCCGGTTGCAACTCTTCTGGACAGCTTTAATTTCTCTTCATCTTCAATGGCCATAAAGCGGAGCAGGATATGTGGCATGCCGAAATATCCAAGTCCCCATGCAATCATGGATACGATACTGATAATCGGATAAGGCTGTTCTGTTCCTGAAACCGGATCGTAAGTCGTGTGCATTGTAAGATATCCCGGGAGAGACTGGGCGTTCTCAACAACAGCAGACACACCTCCGGCTACATGAATACCAAAGATAAATACAATAACCAGTGCGATCGACATAATGATGCTCTGGATAAAATCTGTGGTGGATGCGGCAAGGAATCCGCCCAGTGTTGTATAGCCGACGATGATCAATGCA
This region includes:
- a CDS encoding DUF362 domain-containing protein, which codes for MARVISDECVKCGTCEAECPVSAISEGEDTYVVDADSCIDCGACEAACPVGAISEA
- the putP gene encoding sodium/proline symporter PutP, whose translation is MTTAHLCITLAIIVYLGCMLYVGYRCSKNNNDSADFYLGGRKLGPLVTAMSAEASDMSSWLLMGLPGLAYLTGVADAGWTAIGLAIGTYLNWRIVAKRIRRYTHVAGNSITLPSFFSNRYRDEKKILQSIGAIFIVIFFIPYTASGFAACGKLFSSLFGINYQVAMVISALIIVGYTTLGGFLAASTTDFIQSIIMSIALVIVFIFGIHVAGGVSAVVENAQSLPGYLTMHTTYDPVSGTEQPYPIISIVSMIAWGLGYFGMPHILLRFMAIEDEEKLKLSRRVATGWVVISLAVAVLIGIIGLAMTAAGELIPLEGSASETIIVKIADLMSQHGVLPALLAGTILAGILASTMSTADSQLLAASSSVSSDLLGDFLKKKTGKKGSMFADRITLLIIALVAVFLARDPNSSVFNIVSFAWAGFGAVFGPVVLFALFWKRSNWQGALAGMISGGAMVFIWKYLVRPLGGAWDIYELLPAFLVSCAAIVLVSLLTKAPSKEIVEEFESV